The genomic region ATAGGCGAGGTAAATCAAAAAAATATTAAAAAAGAATCGAATTATTATCAAATGGGAGATTTTATAGGATGGGCTGGAGTAGAAAAATCTTATGAAAAAATATTAAGAGGAAAAAAAGGAATAAAATATTGGATTAAAGATAGAAATGGATGTATTATAGAAAGTTATAATAATAAAAAAAATAATGTAAAATCTATTAGTGGAAATGATATTTCTTTAACTATCGATTGGAATCTACAAAAATATGCAGAACAATTAATGTATCAAAAAAAAGGTGGAATAGTAGCTATTAATCCTAAAAATGGAGAAATATTATCTTTAGTATCCAGTCCAATTAATAATCCTAATTTATTCGTAGGGATACATCGTTCTAAAGAATTTAAAAGATTAATTAAAAATACAATAGATTATCCATTATTTGATAGAACGACACAAGCACGTTATCCTCCCGCATCACCATTTAAATTGTTAACAGAATTAGCAGGTCTTCAAATGGGTGTAGTAAATACAAAAACCCATTTTATATGCTATAATGGATTTAAGTTTGGAAAAAAAAGAATTCATTGTCATTCTGGATATCATAGATTTCCAATAGGGATAGAAACTGCTGTTGCTGTATCTTGTAACAATTACTTTGCACAAGTTTATAAACGTGTAATTGAAAAATATCCAAAAAATATAACGAAAAGTGTTAATGAATGGTGTGAAATTATTAAAAGTTTTGGATTTGGAAATTATTTGTATAATGATTTAGCTACTGGAGAAAAAGGAATGATCCCATCTGGAGATTATTACAATAAAAAATATGGATATTCCAAATGGAATGCTCTTACTATTATTTCAAATAGTATTGGACAAGGAGAAATTAATGTAACTCCTATTCAATTAGCTAATATGGTTTGTGCTATAGCAAATAAAGGTTTTTTTTATACTCCACATATTGTAAAATATATTAATAATCAACCTATTTCTAATTTAAACTATACTTTTGCTAAATATACTAAAGTAAAAAGTAAGTATTTTGATTACATTATTCATGGTATGGAAAAAGTTTTTGCAATTGGAACTGGAAAAAGTTTTAAATCTTCAGATATTAGAATGGCTGGAAAAACAGGTACTGCACAAAATTTTATTAAAATTAATCATAATACTATTACTCTTCCTGATCACTCTGTTTTTATTTTATTTGCTCCAGTAGAAAATCCTAAAATAGCTATTTCAGTTATAATAGAAAATGGTGGATTTGGATCTCGTTGGGCAGGCCCTATAGCTAGTCTTATTGCAGAAAAATATATTAATAATAATGTATATAGAAAAAATCTTGAGAAAAAAATAATGAATTCAGGGTTAAAAATAGTATACGATTCTATAGCAAAGATGAAAGGTTATAATAAAAAAAATACAAAATATTCTATTGATAAAAAGAAATAAAACATTATTAGTAAATATTGATTGGTGGATTGTAATAATTTATATTTTTATGATTTTTTTTGGATATATGAACCTATGTTCTGTTTCTTATGAAAAAGCGGAAAAACAATTGATATGGATTATATTTAGTTTTATTTTCATATTTATAGTTTTTTTATTTAAACCAATACATTATAAATATTTTTCTCCATTATTTTTTTTATTTACGTTATTTCTTTTGATCGGCGTATTTTTTTTTGGTAAAAATATAAATGGATCAAAATCTTGGTATGTTTTTGGTCCTATTAGTTTTCAACCTTCTGAATTATCTAAAATTTCGACTTCTTTGATGATAGCTCGTATTATGAGTCAAGAAAATATTCAAAAAAATAAAAATACATTATTATATATATTTATAATAGTAATATTACCTACATTATTCATATTTTTTCAACCTGATCCAGGTACTTCTATAGTTTTTTCTTCATTTATTCTAACTTTATATAGAGAAGGATTATCTGTAATTTTTATATTTTATCTATTATTTTTAGTTTTTTTATTCGTACTTTCGTTAAACATTTCACCTTGTATCCTTGTATTCTTTCTTTTTTTTATTTTTATACTGATTCTTTTTTTAAAAAAAAAAACCATAAATGATTTATTATTTTCTATTTTTTTCTTTATAATTTTTTCTACTTTTGTTTTTGTATCTCCATTTTTTTATAAA from Blattabacterium sp. (Cryptocercus punctulatus) str. Cpu harbors:
- the mrdA gene encoding penicillin-binding protein 2 — encoded protein: MKKLHIFYILLSSIGLIFIIRLFYLQIYTEKYILNAFNTSIKQEIIIPERGSIFDRNNNLLVFNKSIYELIVVPMLIDENFNIIEFCNLLGIKKDTFHKNLNKAKAYSKYLPSVFIPFISKEKFATIQEKLYKYKGFDWTKRSLRDYKVESSANILGYIGEVNQKNIKKESNYYQMGDFIGWAGVEKSYEKILRGKKGIKYWIKDRNGCIIESYNNKKNNVKSISGNDISLTIDWNLQKYAEQLMYQKKGGIVAINPKNGEILSLVSSPINNPNLFVGIHRSKEFKRLIKNTIDYPLFDRTTQARYPPASPFKLLTELAGLQMGVVNTKTHFICYNGFKFGKKRIHCHSGYHRFPIGIETAVAVSCNNYFAQVYKRVIEKYPKNITKSVNEWCEIIKSFGFGNYLYNDLATGEKGMIPSGDYYNKKYGYSKWNALTIISNSIGQGEINVTPIQLANMVCAIANKGFFYTPHIVKYINNQPISNLNYTFAKYTKVKSKYFDYIIHGMEKVFAIGTGKSFKSSDIRMAGKTGTAQNFIKINHNTITLPDHSVFILFAPVENPKIAISVIIENGGFGSRWAGPIASLIAEKYINNNVYRKNLEKKIMNSGLKIVYDSIAKMKGYNKKNTKYSIDKKK
- the rodA gene encoding rod shape-determining protein RodA, with the protein product MIKRNKTLLVNIDWWIVIIYIFMIFFGYMNLCSVSYEKAEKQLIWIIFSFIFIFIVFLFKPIHYKYFSPLFFLFTLFLLIGVFFFGKNINGSKSWYVFGPISFQPSELSKISTSLMIARIMSQENIQKNKNTLLYIFIIVILPTLFIFFQPDPGTSIVFSSFILTLYREGLSVIFIFYLLFLVFLFVLSLNISPCILVFFLFFIFILILFLKKKTINDLLFSIFFFIIFSTFVFVSPFFYKKLLKKHHRDRINILFKNEFDKKYRENIGYNLLYSKTAIGSGKFFGKGYQKGTITKGKFVPEQHTDYIFCTVGEEWGFIGSFIIIIFYLWFISRIYFLSERQKDIFGRIFGYSVGNIFFIHIILNLGMVMGLFPTIGIVFPFFSYGGSSIWSFTVLLFIFIRLDSSDQTNLI